Proteins from one Paenibacillus amylolyticus genomic window:
- a CDS encoding class I SAM-dependent methyltransferase: MKSINQWQAEAYDNKLAFVSGYGRNLLTWLQPQKGEYILDLGCGTGDLTYEISLTGAEVSGMDASPDMIRRAREKFPEIQFVEGDGHQFETNRLYDAVFSNAALHWMRSPRLVVDSIWKSLKPGGRFVAEFGGKGNVQTIVNALEEVVERNTGIRASERNPWYFPSIGEYSHILEQRGFLVRHAYHYDRPTRLEDGEHGIVGWLAHFGGDYFEGFSHEEIQQMCRETSQIVMPYLWKEDALYADYKRLRIEAVKPE, from the coding sequence ATGAAATCTATAAATCAATGGCAAGCAGAGGCGTATGACAACAAGCTGGCTTTTGTGTCCGGATATGGCAGAAACCTGCTCACTTGGCTTCAACCCCAAAAAGGGGAATACATTCTTGATCTGGGTTGCGGGACGGGGGATTTGACGTATGAAATTTCTCTGACCGGAGCTGAAGTGAGTGGTATGGATGCATCGCCGGATATGATTCGCCGTGCAAGGGAGAAATTCCCTGAAATTCAGTTCGTGGAAGGAGACGGTCATCAATTTGAGACGAATAGACTGTATGATGCCGTCTTCTCCAATGCAGCCCTGCACTGGATGCGAAGCCCGAGATTAGTGGTGGATAGCATATGGAAGTCACTGAAGCCCGGAGGGCGTTTTGTCGCAGAATTCGGTGGTAAAGGGAACGTGCAGACTATCGTGAATGCCTTGGAAGAGGTTGTGGAGCGGAACACGGGCATTCGTGCTTCAGAGCGGAATCCTTGGTATTTTCCTTCGATCGGTGAATATAGCCATATTTTAGAACAACGCGGTTTTCTGGTTCGTCATGCCTATCACTATGACCGTCCTACCAGATTGGAAGATGGAGAACATGGGATAGTAGGCTGGTTGGCTCATTTTGGCGGAGACTATTTCGAAGGTTTCAGTCATGAAGAGATACAACAAATGTGTAGGGAAACCAGTCAGATTGTGATGCCTTACCTTTGGAAAGAGGACGCTCTGTATGCCGACTACAAACGTCTGCGTATTGAAGCTGTGAAGCCAGAATAG
- a CDS encoding STM4014 family protein, with protein MSGFTKIVESLHQSDDVPDLDREQPLLLIGNPHNRRTQGLQEARHRLGLKPAVVMPYAQLLQNWRHGRTMADAVDSTLSVPLIRIDAPGEDWEVERELLFLGARKDTLPLLDGMIAEAFTAEQVLALEQEWGRIYAPAQWFRGWKACLDRIGRETREIWPEVRFMNDPADIQLMFDKRACQQHLSSHGVHVPPALQSSQPIRCYTDLRTAMQYAGMNRVFVKLACGSGASGVVAYQINPRTGDEIAVTTLGMEQIRGKTIFFNEGRLRKYTRSEEIAALTNWLCAEGAQIERWMPKATLDQRAYDIRQLVAGGQAGHAIMRLSHTPITNLHLRNERMLPAEAGLDEQRMSLVRTTAQAAMSAFPNSWSAGIDVMLTSGSNPRAYVLDVNPFGDLLYRVEHHGLGTYEWEMELLRKEPIQHA; from the coding sequence ATGTCAGGTTTTACGAAAATAGTTGAAAGTCTGCATCAATCAGATGATGTTCCTGATCTGGATCGGGAGCAGCCATTATTATTGATCGGAAATCCTCATAATCGGCGAACGCAAGGGCTGCAAGAGGCCAGGCATAGATTGGGTTTGAAACCTGCCGTTGTAATGCCTTATGCCCAATTGCTCCAGAACTGGAGACATGGACGAACGATGGCGGATGCAGTTGATTCTACGCTGTCTGTACCCCTGATTCGTATTGATGCTCCTGGTGAGGATTGGGAAGTGGAGCGTGAATTGTTATTCCTTGGGGCCAGGAAGGATACGCTGCCTTTACTGGATGGAATGATTGCAGAAGCATTCACAGCAGAGCAGGTACTTGCGTTGGAACAGGAGTGGGGAAGAATCTATGCCCCTGCTCAGTGGTTCCGCGGCTGGAAAGCATGTCTGGATCGAATCGGCCGTGAGACTCGGGAAATATGGCCTGAAGTTCGATTCATGAATGATCCTGCTGACATTCAATTGATGTTCGACAAGAGGGCATGTCAGCAGCATCTATCTTCCCACGGGGTACATGTACCTCCTGCACTCCAGTCTTCACAGCCGATCCGATGTTACACCGATTTACGTACAGCGATGCAATATGCCGGTATGAACCGTGTATTTGTAAAGCTTGCTTGCGGTTCCGGAGCCTCAGGTGTTGTCGCGTATCAGATCAACCCACGTACGGGTGACGAAATTGCCGTAACGACGTTGGGAATGGAACAGATACGGGGCAAGACCATTTTCTTTAATGAAGGGCGTCTGCGCAAGTATACCCGCAGTGAAGAGATTGCTGCATTGACGAACTGGTTATGTGCAGAAGGTGCACAGATTGAACGGTGGATGCCCAAAGCCACGCTGGATCAGCGGGCCTACGATATTCGCCAACTGGTTGCGGGTGGACAGGCAGGCCATGCGATTATGCGACTTAGTCATACGCCTATAACCAATCTGCATCTGCGCAATGAGCGTATGTTGCCTGCTGAAGCAGGTCTGGATGAGCAGCGGATGTCGCTGGTGCGGACGACAGCGCAAGCAGCCATGTCGGCATTTCCTAACTCATGGTCAGCCGGGATTGATGTGATGCTTACGAGTGGTTCGAATCCGCGTGCCTATGTGTTGGATGTGAATCCGTTTGGAGATCTGTTATACAGGGTAGAGCATCATGGCCTCGGAACCTATGAGTGGGAAATGGAACTTTTACGAAAGGAGCCTATTCAACATGCCTGA
- a CDS encoding S8 family serine peptidase, translating to MSKRLISTLLSVLMVFSIILPAAGAAPADSAIQLENIPSTAEAKQWREILAGREAKIAADPFLDKSLEGLGGENTRVIVELSNKPVAVVQGESTLSGKSFTSSMETKAVTQVEQQQQSFVHSLTQKKIKHEVLEEYSYALNGVAIELKGNQVAQLLQIPGVVSVYPDLEVTIAPETDEVNPYMKDTAPFIGAPEVWDLGYKGNGIKVGVIDTGIDYEHPNLQEAYKGGWDFVGNDNDPYEATYQEWKVSGEPEFNANGSAYYTSHGTHVAGTIAARDAGDYGIVGVAPEADIYAYRVLGPYGSGQTSWVLGGIDRSVQDGMDVINLSLGNAANDPSYVTSVALNNAMLSGVTAVVASGNSGPNRYTLGSPGASAMAITVGNSTGPSQLITADTHFWIGEEGEETQPEQQPVPEVEPSPELGSAPGTDASEVSEQDVPATAIEESAAGAEAVVSEETEAPNAEEDATGTNTPSVTPAAPVEASPEAAPVEEEAVVAPTESPLAVTESVYRLDLMGWSLSADPETVLTGKYELEFAALGKPTDFEGKDFTGKVALIQRGELAFVEKIANAKAAGAVAVIVYNNIPGPIGVSLGDNFELIPTLSMSKEDGEVIKAELDAGQAVEVSFSDFERSQTPGDEMNSSSSRGPAKVTLDIKPDVVAPGTSILSTIPAYGKDEPDADYAQAYDRKSGTSMATPHVAGLIALLIEKHPDWTPFDIKVALMNNSKVLDTTKYDVFDQGAGRIQAVNTIDPAAFVKVLDVTQYTESGSVVEKENITGSINYGNFLSTDEKTITKTIKVEALNGSGGEYTVNVNPTRNVAGVSVAVDKSSFTLNGEEELAVTITVPRGVTATTEAQGYIELSNGTNTFTVPYVAHFNVTLTGVKYIETVKGTEKNPFHYPLKADGTLDTLNVAMEFYNPMTFALIEIYDGLNPEGGYYQDGYIGSIFGNYYNFNANARYNLAWNGTYADYTTDEVTEIPDGLYTVDITTIGTDGKTYKEDTPPFLVKKTAPAVTAPEALEFKEDESAVLNGNVEDLYFRVAPALASGWDIAFDPAASLEATYVVKKKMVRFKKRVFLKYKLMAPSAFLWKESKQVSMSLNLR from the coding sequence TTGAGCAAACGATTGATATCCACGTTATTAAGTGTTCTGATGGTCTTTTCCATTATTCTCCCCGCGGCTGGAGCCGCTCCCGCAGATTCAGCTATTCAGCTTGAGAACATACCAAGTACAGCCGAAGCGAAACAATGGAGAGAGATTCTTGCTGGGCGAGAGGCAAAAATTGCCGCAGATCCATTTTTGGATAAAAGCTTGGAAGGCCTGGGTGGAGAGAACACCCGAGTTATCGTTGAGCTTTCCAATAAACCTGTTGCCGTAGTGCAAGGTGAATCAACCCTCTCCGGAAAATCTTTTACCTCCTCTATGGAAACAAAGGCTGTGACTCAAGTTGAGCAACAACAACAGTCATTTGTACATAGCCTCACTCAGAAGAAAATCAAACATGAAGTATTGGAAGAATATTCATATGCCCTGAATGGTGTAGCGATTGAGCTAAAAGGAAATCAAGTGGCACAATTGCTTCAAATCCCTGGCGTGGTCAGCGTATATCCTGACCTTGAAGTTACAATTGCGCCTGAGACAGACGAAGTGAACCCGTACATGAAAGATACAGCACCATTTATTGGTGCGCCTGAAGTATGGGATCTGGGTTACAAAGGAAATGGCATCAAAGTGGGTGTCATTGATACAGGAATTGACTATGAACATCCGAATTTGCAAGAAGCCTACAAAGGCGGATGGGACTTTGTTGGAAACGACAACGATCCGTATGAAGCAACATATCAGGAATGGAAAGTTTCAGGGGAACCTGAGTTTAATGCTAATGGAAGTGCCTATTACACATCTCACGGTACACACGTAGCAGGAACCATTGCTGCTCGCGATGCGGGGGATTACGGTATTGTTGGTGTTGCTCCTGAAGCCGATATCTATGCTTACCGTGTCCTTGGACCGTATGGTAGTGGTCAGACCTCATGGGTACTCGGCGGCATTGATCGTTCCGTTCAAGATGGCATGGATGTAATCAATCTTTCGTTGGGTAATGCCGCCAATGATCCGAGTTATGTTACTTCTGTTGCTCTTAACAATGCGATGCTGTCTGGTGTGACAGCAGTTGTAGCAAGTGGTAACAGTGGACCTAACCGATATACTCTAGGTTCTCCAGGTGCATCCGCCATGGCAATCACCGTAGGTAACTCTACAGGTCCTAGCCAGCTTATTACAGCGGATACTCACTTCTGGATTGGTGAAGAAGGCGAGGAGACACAACCTGAACAACAACCAGTGCCAGAGGTTGAACCATCTCCTGAACTGGGGTCAGCCCCAGGAACAGATGCATCTGAAGTTTCAGAACAAGACGTACCCGCAACGGCTATCGAAGAAAGTGCAGCAGGTGCGGAGGCCGTGGTTTCTGAAGAAACAGAAGCTCCAAATGCAGAAGAAGACGCAACAGGAACAAATACGCCATCTGTAACACCTGCTGCACCGGTTGAAGCTTCTCCTGAAGCTGCACCTGTGGAAGAAGAGGCCGTAGTTGCTCCGACTGAATCTCCACTGGCTGTTACAGAGTCGGTTTACCGTCTGGATCTGATGGGATGGAGTCTGTCAGCAGACCCTGAGACGGTTTTGACAGGGAAATATGAGCTTGAATTTGCAGCATTGGGTAAACCAACTGATTTTGAAGGCAAGGATTTTACAGGTAAAGTAGCATTGATTCAGCGGGGTGAACTCGCATTTGTAGAGAAAATTGCCAATGCAAAAGCGGCTGGGGCCGTAGCTGTTATTGTATATAACAATATTCCAGGTCCAATCGGTGTAAGTCTGGGTGATAACTTTGAACTCATTCCGACACTGAGCATGTCCAAAGAAGATGGCGAAGTGATCAAGGCTGAGCTGGACGCGGGACAAGCCGTTGAAGTGAGCTTTAGTGATTTTGAACGCAGCCAAACGCCGGGCGATGAAATGAACTCATCCAGTTCACGTGGACCTGCCAAGGTCACATTGGATATCAAACCGGATGTTGTTGCACCAGGTACAAGCATCCTGTCTACGATTCCTGCCTACGGCAAGGATGAGCCAGATGCGGATTACGCACAAGCCTACGATCGTAAATCAGGTACAAGTATGGCTACACCTCATGTAGCAGGTTTGATTGCCTTGCTGATCGAGAAGCATCCAGACTGGACGCCATTTGATATCAAAGTTGCGCTCATGAACAATAGTAAGGTGCTGGATACGACAAAGTATGATGTTTTTGATCAAGGTGCGGGCCGTATTCAGGCTGTGAACACCATCGATCCTGCGGCTTTTGTCAAAGTGCTTGACGTAACTCAATACACAGAAAGTGGTTCTGTTGTTGAAAAGGAAAATATCACCGGAAGTATCAACTACGGCAATTTCCTGAGCACAGATGAAAAGACGATTACCAAAACGATTAAAGTTGAAGCATTGAATGGGAGTGGCGGGGAGTACACTGTAAATGTGAATCCAACTCGCAATGTTGCTGGTGTATCCGTTGCCGTAGACAAGAGTTCCTTTACACTCAATGGTGAGGAAGAGCTCGCAGTGACAATCACCGTTCCACGAGGGGTTACTGCGACTACAGAAGCACAAGGTTACATTGAGTTGTCAAACGGAACCAATACCTTTACCGTGCCATATGTTGCTCATTTCAACGTGACATTGACTGGCGTAAAGTATATTGAAACGGTAAAAGGCACTGAAAAAAATCCATTCCACTATCCTTTGAAGGCTGATGGTACGTTGGATACGCTGAATGTAGCGATGGAGTTCTACAATCCGATGACATTTGCCCTGATTGAGATTTATGATGGTCTTAATCCGGAAGGTGGCTATTATCAAGATGGTTATATCGGTTCCATTTTCGGTAACTATTATAACTTCAATGCAAATGCAAGATATAACCTTGCTTGGAACGGCACATATGCAGATTACACGACCGATGAAGTGACTGAGATTCCTGATGGTTTATATACGGTGGATATCACTACCATTGGTACAGACGGCAAAACCTATAAGGAAGACACGCCCCCATTCTTAGTGAAAAAGACAGCTCCGGCTGTAACTGCACCAGAAGCGTTGGAATTCAAAGAGGATGAATCAGCTGTCCTTAATGGTAATGTAGAAGATTTGTACTTCCGTGTTGCCCCTGCGCTTGCCAGCGGATGGGACATCGCGTTTGATCCTGCTGCTTCCCTGGAAGCAACGTATGTTGTGAAAAAGAAGATGGTTCGATTCAAAAAGAGGGTGTTTTTGAAGTACAAGCTGATGGCACCTTCAGCCTTCCTTTGGAAGGAATCGAAGCAGGTGAGTATGTCGTTGAACTTACGGTGA
- a CDS encoding methyl-accepting chemotaxis protein: MKRISISRKLLLGFSSVLLLLVAVTVIAYTQFVSVDRTYTELINDRTTKLLLIKNMSIDLKSQQIALRNYVMEDSSENEQEFNKAYEDYIALSDRLKPTVTSQNMKDYLAQSDESMNKYHALAQNIMTLTRQGNNSEISRLLQETAPGILAELEGIVEGMEKHQQDAMNSGVVDANLQIAQVLRWITIIGIAAILIGTMVALIIGRLISLPVAAVAQAASRIADGDLTGETIVVRNRDEIGDLAESFNKMMGNLRHLIHQVGHNADRVAASSEELTASTEQTAAATEQVATTMEEIATGMDTQVNMVGDGFHTINELSTGFQQMTENTQNMSNEAIHASAKALSGSEAVQSAVGQMNSIHQTVRSLAAVIEELGNHSQEIGLMVVSISEISAQTNLLSLNAAIEAARAGEHGRGFEVVATEVRKLSDQSAKSAEQISVLVTAINKGMSDAVQSMGEVTAEVQEGMELVHKAGGTFEEIREAVSNVAGQTQEVSASIEQMAAGVEQINVSMKTIMEVTESAAAGTEEVSATSEEQLSAMQEIASAATDLSSMAEELQESVSRFKV, from the coding sequence ATGAAAAGAATATCGATTAGCCGAAAATTACTCTTGGGATTCTCATCTGTATTATTGTTATTAGTAGCGGTGACAGTCATAGCTTATACCCAATTTGTATCTGTCGATAGAACATATACAGAATTAATTAATGACAGGACAACGAAGTTACTGCTCATCAAAAATATGTCGATTGACCTCAAATCACAGCAGATTGCATTGAGAAATTATGTAATGGAAGACAGCTCAGAAAACGAACAGGAATTCAATAAGGCTTATGAAGATTACATAGCATTAAGTGATAGGTTAAAACCAACGGTGACAAGTCAAAATATGAAAGACTACCTTGCGCAATCCGATGAATCAATGAACAAGTATCATGCATTAGCACAGAACATTATGACATTGACAAGACAGGGGAATAACAGTGAGATCTCCAGGTTGCTCCAGGAAACAGCGCCAGGGATTCTTGCTGAATTGGAAGGCATTGTGGAAGGCATGGAAAAACATCAGCAAGATGCCATGAATTCAGGAGTTGTGGATGCCAATCTTCAGATTGCTCAGGTTCTTCGGTGGATCACAATCATCGGAATTGCTGCTATTTTGATTGGGACAATGGTGGCGCTGATCATTGGCAGACTGATCTCCTTGCCCGTTGCTGCCGTTGCACAAGCTGCAAGCCGGATTGCTGATGGTGATCTGACGGGTGAGACCATTGTTGTTCGTAACCGGGATGAGATCGGAGATCTGGCCGAATCCTTCAATAAGATGATGGGGAATTTGCGTCATTTAATTCATCAGGTAGGACACAATGCGGACAGGGTAGCGGCTTCTTCTGAAGAGTTAACAGCAAGTACAGAACAAACAGCAGCGGCGACCGAACAGGTAGCTACAACGATGGAAGAGATTGCAACGGGTATGGATACTCAAGTGAACATGGTAGGAGATGGATTCCATACGATCAATGAATTATCCACAGGTTTTCAGCAGATGACAGAAAATACACAAAATATGTCGAATGAAGCAATCCATGCATCAGCCAAAGCCTTGTCTGGTAGCGAGGCGGTTCAATCCGCTGTTGGACAGATGAATTCCATTCATCAGACCGTTCGGAGCCTTGCCGCAGTTATTGAGGAGCTGGGCAATCACTCACAGGAGATTGGACTCATGGTGGTGAGTATATCTGAAATATCTGCACAAACCAATCTGCTGTCTCTGAATGCAGCCATTGAAGCTGCAAGAGCAGGCGAGCATGGCCGTGGCTTCGAGGTAGTTGCTACCGAGGTGCGCAAGCTGTCTGACCAATCGGCCAAATCAGCGGAACAGATCAGTGTACTTGTTACTGCCATTAATAAAGGCATGAGTGATGCAGTCCAATCGATGGGAGAAGTAACCGCAGAGGTTCAAGAGGGCATGGAGTTGGTACATAAAGCGGGAGGCACTTTCGAAGAAATTCGTGAAGCTGTCAGCAATGTCGCTGGTCAGACTCAGGAGGTATCTGCCTCAATTGAACAGATGGCCGCGGGTGTGGAGCAGATTAATGTGTCCATGAAAACTATTATGGAAGTAACAGAGAGTGCGGCTGCCGGAACGGAGGAAGTCAGTGCAACGTCTGAGGAACAACTGTCTGCCATGCAGGAAATCGCTTCGGCTGCCACTGACCTTTCATCCATGGCGGAAGAGTTACAGGAGTCCGTCAGTCGATTCAAGGTGTAA
- a CDS encoding STM4015 family protein, with the protein MQEVKLVVSYDDYEDGIRMEKLIKDLAAKPEAGSLESLVIGDWGQAYESSPQEFMSTLIESAPSFPSLKKLFIGDMGFEECEVSWIIQTNLTPLLGAFPELTSFSIKGSSGLSLEPLQHAKLEELIIICGGLPKEVLSSITHAKLPELRKLELYLGVDNYGFDGSLEDVLPLLEKGLFPKLVYLGLKDSEIQDEIAKAAAEAPILDQLEVLDLSQGTLSDEGAEALLSSDKIKQLKHLDLSYHYMTDEMIRRWKQSGISVDVSDQQQSDEDDWRYPSLTE; encoded by the coding sequence ATGCAAGAAGTGAAGCTTGTTGTGTCCTACGATGATTATGAGGACGGCATTCGTATGGAAAAACTAATTAAGGATTTGGCCGCTAAACCTGAGGCCGGCTCACTGGAAAGTCTGGTCATCGGAGATTGGGGACAGGCTTATGAGAGTTCACCTCAAGAGTTCATGAGCACACTCATCGAGTCGGCCCCAAGCTTTCCGTCATTGAAGAAACTATTCATCGGGGATATGGGATTCGAAGAATGTGAAGTGTCATGGATTATTCAGACGAATCTTACTCCCTTATTGGGTGCCTTTCCAGAATTAACATCATTCTCGATCAAGGGCAGTAGCGGCCTTAGTCTGGAACCGCTCCAGCATGCCAAGCTTGAAGAATTGATTATTATCTGTGGCGGTCTCCCAAAAGAAGTGTTATCTTCCATCACCCATGCCAAGTTGCCTGAATTACGCAAACTGGAATTATATCTGGGTGTGGATAATTATGGCTTCGATGGATCACTTGAAGATGTACTGCCTTTGTTAGAAAAAGGATTATTTCCAAAGCTGGTGTACTTGGGTCTGAAAGACAGTGAAATTCAGGATGAGATTGCCAAAGCAGCAGCGGAAGCCCCTATTCTGGATCAACTTGAAGTACTGGATCTATCGCAAGGAACGTTGTCCGATGAAGGGGCAGAGGCCTTACTTTCCAGTGACAAGATCAAGCAGCTGAAACATCTCGATCTAAGCTACCATTACATGACCGATGAAATGATCCGTCGCTGGAAACAATCGGGTATATCCGTAGATGTTAGCGACCAGCAACAAAGTGATGAGGATGACTGGCGTTACCCGTCATTAACGGAGTAG
- a CDS encoding STM4013/SEN3800 family hydrolase, with the protein MPDMNTIVGSHDLLMITLDTLRYDVAKLEEANCPNLCGSGPWEKRHTPGSFTYAAHHAFFGGFMPTPANTDKASHIRLFHSRNTGLKTHPHTWLFDTPDIVSGFAAEGYRTICIGGVIFFTKKNPLAKVLPGYFQQSYWRMNFGVTNPKSTEHQVQHALKLLEQTPLDEKIFMFLNVSAIHGPNRYFVEGAREDSVETQRAALRYVDKALGPLFEAMRQRSRPAFCLAFSDHGTAYGEDGYQGHRLAHDVVWTVPYREFLV; encoded by the coding sequence ATGCCTGATATGAACACCATTGTGGGCTCCCATGATCTGTTAATGATTACCTTGGACACGTTACGATATGACGTAGCCAAGCTGGAAGAGGCGAATTGTCCCAATCTGTGCGGTTCGGGTCCGTGGGAGAAGCGTCATACCCCAGGAAGTTTTACATATGCCGCGCACCATGCTTTTTTTGGTGGGTTCATGCCTACTCCTGCCAATACGGATAAGGCATCTCATATAAGGTTATTCCATTCCCGGAATACCGGACTCAAGACACACCCGCATACCTGGCTGTTTGATACACCGGATATCGTATCCGGGTTCGCAGCTGAGGGTTACCGCACGATCTGTATTGGCGGCGTCATTTTTTTTACGAAAAAAAACCCGCTTGCCAAAGTATTGCCTGGCTATTTCCAACAGAGCTACTGGCGAATGAATTTTGGGGTAACCAACCCCAAATCGACCGAACATCAGGTGCAGCATGCATTAAAGCTCTTGGAACAGACACCGCTGGATGAAAAGATATTTATGTTTTTGAACGTATCTGCCATTCATGGGCCCAATCGTTACTTTGTAGAAGGAGCCAGAGAGGACTCGGTGGAGACCCAGCGAGCTGCACTCCGTTATGTAGATAAAGCTCTTGGGCCATTGTTTGAGGCAATGAGGCAACGTTCCCGGCCTGCCTTTTGTTTAGCTTTTTCCGATCATGGTACAGCTTATGGTGAAGACGGATATCAAGGACATCGGCTCGCACATGATGTCGTCTGGACAGTGCCATACCGTGAGTTTTTAGTATAG
- a CDS encoding chitinase N-terminal domain-containing protein, which produces MEGIEAGEYVVELTVKDQQGLAGTANTVLKLEAVETEPETPATKAPGTPVLSHNNWVGNGLPEGSYIVTMNLWWGENGTSYKLYEDGVLVDTQKLTYNAPWAQFAQTKITGKANGTYTYVAELTNDKGTTRSQTLTVRVTNASPGKAVLSHDNWDGDGNYKVIMNLWWGTNATEYRLYENDKLIDTQELRAVSPLVQSAVTKLSGKASGTYTYRAELINAAGVTSTDTIKVKVK; this is translated from the coding sequence TTGGAAGGAATCGAAGCAGGTGAGTATGTCGTTGAACTTACGGTGAAAGACCAACAAGGGCTTGCCGGTACAGCCAATACGGTCCTGAAGTTGGAAGCTGTGGAGACTGAACCTGAAACTCCGGCTACCAAGGCTCCGGGCACGCCTGTATTGTCTCACAATAACTGGGTAGGCAACGGCCTGCCAGAAGGCTCGTATATCGTTACCATGAACCTGTGGTGGGGCGAGAACGGGACTAGCTACAAGTTATATGAGGACGGGGTTCTGGTTGATACACAGAAGCTGACTTACAACGCGCCTTGGGCGCAGTTTGCACAAACGAAGATCACCGGCAAAGCCAATGGCACATATACGTACGTGGCTGAGCTAACAAACGACAAGGGAACAACGCGGAGTCAGACGTTAACTGTTCGGGTTACCAACGCATCGCCAGGCAAAGCAGTTCTCTCTCATGATAACTGGGATGGCGATGGCAACTATAAGGTGATCATGAACCTGTGGTGGGGCACCAATGCGACAGAGTATCGTCTCTATGAAAATGACAAGCTGATCGACACGCAAGAACTTCGTGCGGTATCACCTCTTGTGCAAAGTGCTGTGACTAAACTGTCCGGCAAAGCGTCGGGTACGTATACGTATCGGGCCGAGTTAATTAACGCAGCTGGAGTTACTAGTACAGACACGATTAAGGTAAAAGTGAAGTAA
- a CDS encoding MFS transporter, whose amino-acid sequence MSSSIQQHSSIHAEEEHSSTSKSFGLLLAGIIVIAATMRSPITATGPVVELIRSDTGIGHTMAGLLTSLPLLAFAAVSPFAPRLAKRLGLESALLLAVIIVTIGVALRLLPSVLSLYAGTAILGCGIALSNVLLPSLIKRDFPLRVGIVTGLYSVSMNVFGAIASGVSVPVAGATSMGWRASLGMWALLSVLALLLWLPQIAAGRQRMVYVTSQSEGAPVRLRTSALAWFITLFMGLQSLIFYTTITWLPEILAEQGFSPSSAGWMLSLMQMVSVPATFIVPILAGRTRDQRALTAITCSSLIVGYALLLSGIASLVTIGVALAGIGAGASFGLVTMFFVLRTTDARQAASLSGMAQSFGYMLAAVGPLLFGMLHDWTKGWTLPLLIQVILAITLLIAGIQASKNRMIG is encoded by the coding sequence ATGTCATCTTCAATACAACAGCACTCGTCCATCCATGCCGAGGAAGAACATTCTTCGACATCAAAAAGTTTCGGCCTGTTATTAGCAGGCATTATCGTCATCGCCGCTACCATGAGGTCACCGATTACGGCGACGGGACCTGTAGTGGAGCTGATCCGCTCAGATACAGGTATCGGCCACACGATGGCCGGGCTTCTGACCTCACTACCTTTGCTCGCCTTTGCAGCTGTCTCACCTTTTGCACCACGTCTTGCCAAACGGTTAGGACTCGAATCCGCGCTGCTATTGGCTGTTATTATTGTAACCATCGGAGTGGCCTTACGCTTGTTGCCTTCCGTTCTTTCCTTATATGCAGGAACTGCAATATTGGGATGCGGCATTGCATTAAGCAACGTGCTCTTACCGAGCTTGATCAAACGCGATTTTCCATTGCGGGTAGGTATCGTCACCGGATTATACTCTGTATCCATGAATGTTTTTGGCGCCATCGCCTCGGGTGTCAGTGTGCCCGTAGCCGGAGCTACGTCCATGGGTTGGCGTGCTTCGTTAGGCATGTGGGCCCTATTGTCCGTACTGGCGCTTCTCCTATGGCTCCCCCAGATCGCCGCAGGACGTCAGCGGATGGTATATGTTACCTCCCAAAGTGAAGGGGCACCTGTGCGTCTAAGAACCTCTGCACTAGCCTGGTTCATTACTTTATTTATGGGTCTGCAATCCCTAATTTTCTATACAACGATTACCTGGCTTCCCGAGATTCTCGCCGAGCAAGGATTCAGCCCCTCCTCAGCAGGATGGATGCTCTCCCTGATGCAGATGGTTAGTGTACCGGCAACCTTTATCGTTCCGATCCTGGCGGGCCGAACGCGAGATCAACGTGCTCTAACCGCGATTACGTGCTCTTCTTTAATTGTCGGGTATGCGTTATTGTTAAGCGGCATCGCTTCGCTTGTTACCATCGGCGTCGCGTTGGCAGGGATTGGTGCCGGAGCTTCGTTTGGACTGGTAACGATGTTCTTCGTCCTTCGCACAACAGATGCCAGACAAGCTGCCAGCCTGTCCGGTATGGCCCAGTCGTTCGGATATATGCTTGCAGCAGTGGGACCTTTACTATTCGGCATGCTTCATGACTGGACAAAAGGATGGACCCTTCCATTGCTGATACAGGTCATTCTGGCCATTACTTTACTGATCGCAGGAATTCAGGCCAGCAAAAATCGAATGATCGGCTAG